In Tamandua tetradactyla isolate mTamTet1 chromosome 15 unlocalized genomic scaffold, mTamTet1.pri SUPER_15_unloc_1, whole genome shotgun sequence, the following are encoded in one genomic region:
- the LOC143672739 gene encoding olfactory receptor 7A10-like, with the protein MESENQTLISEFILLGLSEDSDVQPFLFALFLTMYLVTLTGNLLIVLATISDAHLHMPMYFFLANLSFTDICFTSTTVPKMLVNIQTETKNISYGNCLTQMYFFMLFVALDNLLLTVMAYDRFVAICHPLHYMVIMNPWLCGLLLLASWILCVLAALLHGLMFLRLSFCTKLEIPHFFCDLDHVVQLACSDTFANNLVRYIATGIMGFIPLIGILFSYSKIISSILRISSVGGRYKAFSTCGSHLSVVSLFYGTGLGVYLSSAATQNARASAIASVMYTVVTPMLNPFIYSLRNKDIKYALRIISSR; encoded by the coding sequence ATGGAATCAGAAAATCAAACActtatttcagaatttatcctcctGGGACTCTCAGAAGACTCAGATGTGCAGCCCTTCCTATTTGCTCTGTTCCTAACGATGTACCTGGTCACTCTCACTGGGAACCTGCTCATCGTCCTAGCCACCATCTCTGATGCCCACCTGCACAtgcccatgtatttcttccttgctaacctgtcttttacagacatctgtttcacctccaccactgtcccaaagatgctggtgaacatccagacagagaccaaaaatataagttatggaaactgcctcacccagatgtattttttcatgctttttgtaGCATTAGACAACTTACTTTTAACTGtaatggcctatgaccgctttgtggccatctgtcacccactgCATTACATGGTCATCATGAACCCCTGGCTCTGTGGTCTCTTGCTGCTGGCATCATGGATATTGTGTGTTTTGGCTGCTCTTTTACATGGCTTAATGTTTTTGCGATTGTCTTTTTGTACAAAGCTGGAAATACCCCACTTTTTCTGTGATCTTGATCATGTAGTCCAACTTGCATGTTCTGACACCTTCGCAAATAACCTCGTCAGGTATATTGCAACTGGAATTATGGGTTTTATTCCACTCATAGGGatccttttctcttactctaaGATTATATCCTCAATTTTGAGAATTTCTTCAGTTGGGGGCAGGTATAAAGCATTTTCTACTTGTGGATCTCATCTCTCAGTTGTGTCCTTGTTTTATGGTACAGGTCTTGGAGTGTATCTTAGTTCTGCTGCAACCCAAAATGCAAGGGCAAGTGCAATAGCTTCCGTGATGTACACAGTTGTcactcccatgctgaacccctttaTCTATAGTCTTAGAAACAAAGACATTAAATACGCTTTGAGAATAATTTCCAGCAGATAA